Proteins encoded in a region of the SAR324 cluster bacterium genome:
- the sohB gene encoding protease SohB: MESENASPLLDFVVNYFTFYYVSLLLFLIAGVLMLWRTFRRRKRTPGNRLKTHLSFRYLNDRFDSDVDSLQRELQKHPFLPKAALKLLRKAQKKEGKSEEQEAKSDSQTTLEKIKEQLDSGLSTEEVIGKHSNRVYVLSFTGNIMASAVEQLREEISFLLQIALPSDEIVVQLTSPGGAVAQYGYASSQLLRLRQAGLNCTVCVDTVAASGGYMMAAAAQKIIAAPFAFLGSIGVVASVPNFHRVLQRNEIDYYLFTAGEYKRTVTPFAEVTEEAREKFQADLSAIHQAFKDHVTQYREGLDIEQVATGEYWLASKALDLKLVDELMTSDDYLHGKMEEGFDVIEIHTVEERKPLERLLQQGAQLFQRVLQSRLPLPDSQPLDVREYYR, from the coding sequence ATGGAATCCGAAAACGCCTCCCCTCTGCTGGACTTTGTCGTCAACTATTTCACATTCTACTACGTCAGTCTGCTGCTTTTTTTGATTGCTGGAGTGCTGATGCTGTGGCGTACTTTCCGGCGTCGAAAAAGAACTCCAGGCAATCGACTAAAAACCCACCTAAGTTTTCGTTATCTGAACGACCGCTTCGACTCGGACGTAGATTCCCTTCAACGAGAACTCCAGAAGCATCCATTTTTACCCAAGGCAGCGCTTAAATTACTTCGTAAGGCACAGAAAAAAGAAGGGAAGAGTGAGGAACAAGAGGCAAAGTCAGATTCCCAAACCACCCTGGAAAAAATCAAGGAGCAACTGGACAGCGGACTGAGTACGGAAGAGGTGATCGGAAAACACTCCAATCGTGTTTATGTCCTTTCCTTCACCGGTAACATAATGGCCAGTGCCGTTGAACAACTACGCGAAGAAATATCGTTCCTGCTGCAGATTGCCCTTCCTTCTGACGAAATTGTAGTCCAATTGACTAGTCCTGGTGGAGCTGTCGCCCAGTATGGTTATGCCAGTTCGCAGCTATTACGATTGCGTCAAGCTGGCTTAAATTGCACAGTTTGCGTAGACACTGTTGCAGCTAGTGGTGGCTATATGATGGCAGCCGCAGCTCAAAAAATCATTGCGGCTCCTTTCGCTTTTCTTGGTTCAATTGGTGTTGTAGCAAGTGTGCCGAATTTTCATCGTGTTCTTCAGCGTAATGAAATCGACTACTACCTCTTCACAGCAGGCGAGTACAAGCGTACAGTGACTCCCTTCGCTGAAGTGACAGAGGAAGCACGTGAAAAATTCCAAGCCGATCTGTCTGCGATTCATCAAGCCTTCAAGGACCATGTCACACAATATCGAGAGGGCTTGGATATTGAGCAAGTAGCGACAGGCGAATATTGGTTGGCGTCCAAAGCCTTGGACCTGAAATTAGTGGATGAGCTGATGACGAGTGACGACTATTTACACGGCAAGATGGAAGAGGGCTTTGATGTGATCGAGATCCACACTGTTGAAGAGCGTAAGCCACTAGAGCGATTGCTACAGCAGGGTGCTCAACTCTTTCAACGTGTTCTGCAGTCTCGTCTCCCCCTGCCGGATTCCCAGCCACTTGATGTTCGTGAATACTACCGCTGA